Proteins co-encoded in one Megalops cyprinoides isolate fMegCyp1 chromosome 1, fMegCyp1.pri, whole genome shotgun sequence genomic window:
- the LOC118773619 gene encoding carnitine O-palmitoyltransferase 1, liver isoform-like isoform X1, translating into MAEAHQAVAFQFTITPEGIDLQLSHEALRQVYISGLRSWKKKFIRMKNSFITGVYPASPSSWLFVVIAILATMYTRSDPSMGLIAKIQEHLPVSQSLSVQCQTVVSAVLFSTLLWLSLIFTMRLCLKQLLSYHRWMFEQHGKMSNTTKVWVALVRIFSGRQPLLYSYQGSLPNLPVPAIKDTLKQYLESVRPLMSASEFERMTKLATQFENTLGNRLQWYLKLKALWATNYVSDWWEEYIYLRGRSPIMVNSNYYGMDFLYVTPTPIQAARAGNTLHAFLLYRRKLNREELKPSRVPGTVIPLCAAQCERMFNTTRIPGEETDTVQHWQDSDYVAVYHRGRYFRLWLYKGGKMLSPREIELQIQKILDDPSPPLPGEEKLGALTAGDRVPWARTRKQFFSSGVNKRSLDCIEKAAFFVTLDDDEHGMMGDDPAASLDRYAKSLLHGKCYDRWFDKSFSVVVYKNGKNGLNAEHSWADAPVVAHLWEYVLATDSFQLGYNEEGHCKGDVDPNLPQPQRLTWDIPSECREQVSQSLAVAQALADDVDFHVFSFRDFGKGRIKKCRLSPDAFIQLALQLAYYRERGMFCLTYEASMTRLFREGRTETVRSCSNESCAFVKALEGGEDTELCRRLLRLATEKHQHLYRMAMTGAGIDRHLFCLYVVSKYLGVESPFLKEVLSEPWRLSTSQTPVQQVELFDLVNHPEYISCGGGFGPVADDGYGVSYIIVGENMINFHISCKHSCTQTDSHKFGAQIRQALLDLLALISPDQRDPTRGGKTQAKKDL; encoded by the exons ATGGCGGAAGCTCATCAGGCGGTGGCCTTCCAGTTCACCATTACGCCGGAGGGCATCGACCTACAGCTGTCCCATGAGGCGCTCAGGCAGGTCTACATCTCTGGCCTGCGTTCCTGGAAGAAGAAGTTCATCCGCATGAAG AACAGTTTCATCACAGGGGTGTACCCTGCTAGCCCCTCATCTTGGCTGTTTGTGGTCATCGCAATCCTAGCCACCATGTATACTCGCTCTGACCCATCCATGGGCCTCATTGCTAAAATCCAGGAACACCTACCTGTCAG tcagtCTCTTAGCGTCCAGTGTCAGACAGTGGTGTCGGCAGTGCTCTTCAGTACTCTCCTCTGGCTGTCCCTCATCTTTACCATGCGCCTCTGCCTCAAGCAGCTGCTCTCCTACCACCGCTGGATGTTTGAGCAGCATGGCAAGATGTCCAACACCACCAAAGTCTGGGTG gcGCTGGTGCGGATCTTCTCAGGCAGGCAGCCTTTGCTGTACAGTTACCAGGGGTCTCTGCCAAACTTACCCGTCCCTGCCATTAAAGACACATTGAAACAG TACCTGGAGTCGGTGCGGCCGCTGATGAGTGCCAGCGAGTTTGAGCGTATGACTAAGCTTGCCACGCAGTTTGAGAACACCCTGGGGAACCGACTACAATGGTACCTCAAACTCAAGGCACTGTGGGCCACTAACTAT GTGAGTGATTGGTGGGAGGAGTATATCTACCTTCGCGGACGTAGTCCCATCATGGTCAACAGCAACTACTACGGCATG GACTTCCTGTACGTGACACCAACGCCCATCCAGGCAGCCAGGGCAGGGAACACTCTCCATGCCTTCCTGCTGTACCGGAGGAAGCTCAACCGAGAAGAGCTCAAGCCT aGTCGTGTCCCAGGCACTGTCATTCCTCTGTGTGCCGCTCAGTGTGAGAGGATGTTCAACACCACACGCATTCCAGGAGAGGAAACTG ATACCGTGCAGCACTGGCAGGACAGTGATTATGTAGCAGTGTACCACAGGGGGCGCTATTTCCGTCTGTGGTTGTACAAAGGGGGGAAGATGCTGTCACCCAGAGAGATAGAGCTCCAGATCCAGAAGATTTTGGATGACCCTTCTCCCCCTTTGCCCGGAGAGGAGAAGTTAGGAGCTCTGACTGCAGGAGACAG AGTGCCCTGGGCTCGGACTCGAAAGCAGTTTTTCAGCAGTGGGGTGAACAAGAGATCACTGGACTGCATTGAGAAAGCTGCCTTCTTTGTCACACTGGATGATGATGAGCATGGCATGATGGGAGATGATCCCGCTGCCAGCCTGGATCGCTATGCCAAGTCCCTGCTCCATGGGAAGTGCTATGACAG GTGGTTCGATAAGTCCTTTTCTGTGGTGGTATATAAGAATGGGAAGAATGGTTTGAATGCAGAGCACTCCTGGGCAGACGCTCCAGTAGTGGCACATCTGTGGGAG tatgttttggCCACAGACAGTTTCCAGCTGGGCTACAATGAAGAGGGGCATTGTAAGGGGGATGTTGATCCCAATCTGCCCCAACCACAGAGGTTAACCTGGGACATTCCCTCCGAG TGTCGAGAGCAGGTGTCTCAGTCTTTGGCGGTGGCCCAGGCCTTGGCCGATGATGTGGACTTCCACGTTTTCTCCTTCAGGGACTTTGGGAAAGGAAGAATTAAGAAGTGCAGACTAAGTCCAGATGCTTTCATTCAGCTGGCCCTACAGCTGGCTTATTACAGG GAAAGGGGCATGTTTTGTCTGACCTATGAAGCTTCTATGACTCGCCTATTCAGAGAAGGGAGGACAGAGACTGTTCGGTCCTGTTCCAATGAGAGCTGTGCCTTTGTGAAAGCGCTTGAGGGTGGAGAG GACACAGAGCTTTGTAGGCGGCTATTGCGATTGGCTACTGAGAAGCACCAGCACCTCTACCGAATGGCCATGACAGGAGCAGGCATTGACCGACACCTTTTCTGCCTTTATGTGGTCTCGAAGTACCTGGGTGTTGAGTCACCCTTCCTGAAAGAG GTGTTGTCGGAGCCGTGGCGCTTGTCCACCAGTCAGACTCCAGTCCAGCAAGTGGAGCTGTTCGATCTGGTCAACCATCCAGAGTACATATCCTGCGGAGGAGGCTTTGGTCCA GTTGCAGATGATGGCTATGGAGTATCTTACATTATAGTAGGAGAGAACATGATCAACTTCCACATCTCCTGCAAGCACTCCTGCACACAGACT GACTCTCACAAGTTTGGTGCGCAGATCAGACAGGCTCTGTTGGACCTTCTGGCACTGATCAGCCCAGACCAAAGAGATCCGACCAGAGGAGGCAAGACACAGGCGAAGAAAGACCTGTAG
- the LOC118773619 gene encoding carnitine O-palmitoyltransferase 1, liver isoform-like isoform X2, with amino-acid sequence MAEAHQAVAFQFTITPEGIDLQLSHEALRQVYISGLRSWKKKFIRMKNSFITGVYPASPSSWLFVVIAILATMYTRSDPSMGLIAKIQEHLPVSQSLSVQCQTVVSAVLFSTLLWLSLIFTMRLCLKQLLSYHRWMFEQHGKMSNTTKVWVALVRIFSGRQPLLYSYQGSLPNLPVPAIKDTLKQYLESVRPLMSASEFERMTKLATQFENTLGNRLQWYLKLKALWATNYVSDWWEEYIYLRGRSPIMVNSNYYGMDFLYVTPTPIQAARAGNTLHAFLLYRRKLNREELKPWLLRSSVPCCSYQFERMFDTCRIPGEITDTVQHWQDSDYVAVYHRGRYFRLWLYKGGKMLSPREIELQIQKILDDPSPPLPGEEKLGALTAGDRVPWARTRKQFFSSGVNKRSLDCIEKAAFFVTLDDDEHGMMGDDPAASLDRYAKSLLHGKCYDRWFDKSFSVVVYKNGKNGLNAEHSWADAPVVAHLWEYVLATDSFQLGYNEEGHCKGDVDPNLPQPQRLTWDIPSECREQVSQSLAVAQALADDVDFHVFSFRDFGKGRIKKCRLSPDAFIQLALQLAYYRERGMFCLTYEASMTRLFREGRTETVRSCSNESCAFVKALEGGEDTELCRRLLRLATEKHQHLYRMAMTGAGIDRHLFCLYVVSKYLGVESPFLKEVLSEPWRLSTSQTPVQQVELFDLVNHPEYISCGGGFGPVADDGYGVSYIIVGENMINFHISCKHSCTQTDSHKFGAQIRQALLDLLALISPDQRDPTRGGKTQAKKDL; translated from the exons ATGGCGGAAGCTCATCAGGCGGTGGCCTTCCAGTTCACCATTACGCCGGAGGGCATCGACCTACAGCTGTCCCATGAGGCGCTCAGGCAGGTCTACATCTCTGGCCTGCGTTCCTGGAAGAAGAAGTTCATCCGCATGAAG AACAGTTTCATCACAGGGGTGTACCCTGCTAGCCCCTCATCTTGGCTGTTTGTGGTCATCGCAATCCTAGCCACCATGTATACTCGCTCTGACCCATCCATGGGCCTCATTGCTAAAATCCAGGAACACCTACCTGTCAG tcagtCTCTTAGCGTCCAGTGTCAGACAGTGGTGTCGGCAGTGCTCTTCAGTACTCTCCTCTGGCTGTCCCTCATCTTTACCATGCGCCTCTGCCTCAAGCAGCTGCTCTCCTACCACCGCTGGATGTTTGAGCAGCATGGCAAGATGTCCAACACCACCAAAGTCTGGGTG gcGCTGGTGCGGATCTTCTCAGGCAGGCAGCCTTTGCTGTACAGTTACCAGGGGTCTCTGCCAAACTTACCCGTCCCTGCCATTAAAGACACATTGAAACAG TACCTGGAGTCGGTGCGGCCGCTGATGAGTGCCAGCGAGTTTGAGCGTATGACTAAGCTTGCCACGCAGTTTGAGAACACCCTGGGGAACCGACTACAATGGTACCTCAAACTCAAGGCACTGTGGGCCACTAACTAT GTGAGTGATTGGTGGGAGGAGTATATCTACCTTCGCGGACGTAGTCCCATCATGGTCAACAGCAACTACTACGGCATG GACTTCCTGTACGTGACACCAACGCCCATCCAGGCAGCCAGGGCAGGGAACACTCTCCATGCCTTCCTGCTGTACCGGAGGAAGCTCAACCGAGAAGAGCTCAAGCCT tggttGTTGAGGTCTTCGGTTCCTTGCTGTTCCTATCAGTTTGAGAGGATGTTTGACACTTGTCGAATTCCTGGGGAGATAACAG ATACCGTGCAGCACTGGCAGGACAGTGATTATGTAGCAGTGTACCACAGGGGGCGCTATTTCCGTCTGTGGTTGTACAAAGGGGGGAAGATGCTGTCACCCAGAGAGATAGAGCTCCAGATCCAGAAGATTTTGGATGACCCTTCTCCCCCTTTGCCCGGAGAGGAGAAGTTAGGAGCTCTGACTGCAGGAGACAG AGTGCCCTGGGCTCGGACTCGAAAGCAGTTTTTCAGCAGTGGGGTGAACAAGAGATCACTGGACTGCATTGAGAAAGCTGCCTTCTTTGTCACACTGGATGATGATGAGCATGGCATGATGGGAGATGATCCCGCTGCCAGCCTGGATCGCTATGCCAAGTCCCTGCTCCATGGGAAGTGCTATGACAG GTGGTTCGATAAGTCCTTTTCTGTGGTGGTATATAAGAATGGGAAGAATGGTTTGAATGCAGAGCACTCCTGGGCAGACGCTCCAGTAGTGGCACATCTGTGGGAG tatgttttggCCACAGACAGTTTCCAGCTGGGCTACAATGAAGAGGGGCATTGTAAGGGGGATGTTGATCCCAATCTGCCCCAACCACAGAGGTTAACCTGGGACATTCCCTCCGAG TGTCGAGAGCAGGTGTCTCAGTCTTTGGCGGTGGCCCAGGCCTTGGCCGATGATGTGGACTTCCACGTTTTCTCCTTCAGGGACTTTGGGAAAGGAAGAATTAAGAAGTGCAGACTAAGTCCAGATGCTTTCATTCAGCTGGCCCTACAGCTGGCTTATTACAGG GAAAGGGGCATGTTTTGTCTGACCTATGAAGCTTCTATGACTCGCCTATTCAGAGAAGGGAGGACAGAGACTGTTCGGTCCTGTTCCAATGAGAGCTGTGCCTTTGTGAAAGCGCTTGAGGGTGGAGAG GACACAGAGCTTTGTAGGCGGCTATTGCGATTGGCTACTGAGAAGCACCAGCACCTCTACCGAATGGCCATGACAGGAGCAGGCATTGACCGACACCTTTTCTGCCTTTATGTGGTCTCGAAGTACCTGGGTGTTGAGTCACCCTTCCTGAAAGAG GTGTTGTCGGAGCCGTGGCGCTTGTCCACCAGTCAGACTCCAGTCCAGCAAGTGGAGCTGTTCGATCTGGTCAACCATCCAGAGTACATATCCTGCGGAGGAGGCTTTGGTCCA GTTGCAGATGATGGCTATGGAGTATCTTACATTATAGTAGGAGAGAACATGATCAACTTCCACATCTCCTGCAAGCACTCCTGCACACAGACT GACTCTCACAAGTTTGGTGCGCAGATCAGACAGGCTCTGTTGGACCTTCTGGCACTGATCAGCCCAGACCAAAGAGATCCGACCAGAGGAGGCAAGACACAGGCGAAGAAAGACCTGTAG